Proteins encoded within one genomic window of Bradyrhizobium sp. CB1717:
- a CDS encoding Hpt domain-containing protein, whose product MAKNSAKDIEVKAFATHQLITQPNPLRKVLRRVEEKDMDDPVSRAEQALAGLSGEFKDWMATEVNRLSAAYVAIRNEGFSKERRDELFRAAHDIKGDAATFGFPAAAGIAESLCRVIEHAPDLEKVPAELFTHHINAILAIVHENTRLDSISVSAELSRRLRKVADDYLTQVNRDRPEHLEAILAPSIVPAE is encoded by the coding sequence ATGGCGAAGAACAGCGCAAAGGACATCGAGGTCAAAGCCTTCGCCACGCATCAATTGATCACGCAGCCCAATCCGCTGCGCAAGGTTCTGCGCCGCGTCGAAGAGAAGGACATGGACGACCCGGTCAGCCGCGCCGAGCAGGCGCTCGCAGGTCTCTCCGGCGAGTTCAAGGACTGGATGGCAACCGAGGTCAACCGCCTGTCGGCCGCCTACGTCGCCATCCGCAATGAGGGGTTCAGCAAGGAGCGGCGCGACGAGCTGTTCCGCGCGGCGCACGACATCAAGGGCGATGCCGCGACGTTCGGCTTCCCGGCGGCAGCGGGAATCGCCGAGAGCCTGTGCCGCGTCATCGAGCACGCGCCGGATCTGGAGAAGGTACCGGCCGAGCTGTTCACGCACCACATCAATGCCATCCTGGCCATCGTGCACGAGAACACTAGGCTCGACAGCATCAGCGTCTCCGCCGAGCTCAGCCGGCGCCTGCGCAAGGTCGCCGACGACTATCTCACCCAGGTCAACCGCGACCGCCCCGAGCATCTCGAAGCGATCCTGGCGCCCAGCATCGTGCCGGCGGAGTAA
- a CDS encoding response regulator → MFRIDFNKLRFLVCDDNPHMRRILRTLLHSFGAREVYEAEDGATALEMYSHYVPDIVITDWAMPIFDGLELAQMIRQPESKGNPYAPIIMLTGHSEKRRVTVARDAGVTEFLAKPISAKGLYQRILNVVANPRPFIKTKTYFGPDRRRNTNSAYMGPERRVGEKHEVLQQPSLLDKARSSI, encoded by the coding sequence ATGTTTCGCATCGATTTCAACAAGCTGCGCTTCCTCGTCTGCGACGACAATCCGCACATGCGCCGCATCCTGCGCACGCTGCTGCATTCGTTCGGCGCGCGCGAAGTCTATGAAGCCGAAGACGGCGCCACGGCGCTGGAAATGTACAGCCATTACGTGCCCGACATCGTCATCACCGACTGGGCGATGCCGATCTTCGACGGGCTCGAGCTCGCGCAGATGATCCGGCAGCCGGAATCCAAGGGCAACCCTTACGCGCCGATCATCATGCTGACCGGCCATTCCGAGAAGCGCCGCGTCACGGTCGCGCGCGATGCCGGCGTCACCGAATTCCTGGCCAAGCCGATCTCGGCCAAGGGGCTCTACCAGCGCATCCTCAACGTCGTCGCCAATCCCCGCCCCTTCATCAAGACCAAGACCTATTTCGGCCCGGACCGGCGCCGCAACACCAACTCCGCCTATATGGGCCCCGAGCGCCGCGTCGGCGAAAAGCACGAGGTGCTCCAGCAGCCCTCGCTGCTCGACAAGGCCCGCTCCTCCATCTAG
- a CDS encoding DUF2975 domain-containing protein: MSVIAFPYPVPAEPRLRRIGRIVAVGALLCVAGAVLAVPLLWSSDEVLRHWIASQSPLGARPFTLNLDTRLVGALISLVGLAPVIYALLQLSMLFSRFARGEVFATDNAWRIRRMGLALIVNALISPLVQMLTTVNLTRANQPGQIVVMFGIEQSHVLSVLSGLALIAFATVMADAVRLWHENSEII, from the coding sequence ATGAGTGTGATCGCGTTTCCTTATCCTGTCCCGGCCGAACCGCGGCTCCGGCGCATCGGGCGGATCGTGGCCGTCGGTGCGCTTCTCTGCGTCGCGGGCGCGGTGCTTGCGGTGCCGCTGCTCTGGTCGAGCGACGAGGTGCTCAGGCACTGGATCGCTAGCCAGTCTCCGCTCGGCGCGCGGCCGTTCACGCTCAATCTCGATACGCGCTTGGTCGGCGCGCTGATCAGCCTGGTCGGGCTTGCGCCCGTCATCTACGCATTGCTCCAGCTCTCGATGCTGTTCTCCCGTTTTGCGCGCGGTGAGGTCTTCGCAACCGACAATGCCTGGCGCATTCGCCGCATGGGTCTCGCGCTGATCGTCAACGCGCTGATTTCGCCGCTGGTGCAGATGCTGACCACGGTCAACCTGACGCGGGCCAACCAGCCTGGCCAGATCGTCGTGATGTTCGGCATCGAGCAGTCGCACGTGCTGTCGGTGCTGAGCGGCCTTGCGCTGATCGCCTTCGCGACCGTGATGGCCGATGCCGTTCGCCTCTGGCACGAGAACAGCGAGATCATCTGA
- a CDS encoding helix-turn-helix transcriptional regulator → MPIIVNLDVMLARRKIRSRELAARIELTEANVSLLKSGKVRGIRFDTLERICAVLDCQPGDILEYVPDNADDALEPRAAGRKSA, encoded by the coding sequence ATGCCGATCATCGTCAATCTCGACGTCATGCTCGCCAGGCGCAAGATCAGGTCGCGCGAGCTCGCGGCGCGCATCGAGCTCACGGAAGCGAACGTCTCGCTGCTGAAGTCGGGGAAGGTGAGGGGCATCCGTTTCGACACGTTGGAGCGGATCTGCGCCGTGCTCGACTGCCAGCCCGGCGACATCCTGGAATATGTGCCTGACAACGCGGACGACGCGCTGGAGCCGCGCGCCGCCGGTCGAAAGTCGGCTTAG
- a CDS encoding NAD kinase, which produces MTKPSRYDRIAFVASPSSEAQAAFGQLAAQYGNCDPDEADVVVALGGDGLMLQTLHHHMRTGKPIYGMHRGTVGFLMNEYSTHDLRQRLETAHESEINPLLMRATDVNDRVHLHHAINEVYLFRQTSQAARLRILIDERERMPELIADGIIVATPAGSTAYNLSAQGPILPINAALLALTPISAFRPRRWRGALLPNTAYVVIEVLEDDKRPVAAVADHEEVRRVRRVEVLSDKSISMRMLFDPGHSLEERILREQFGY; this is translated from the coding sequence ATGACCAAGCCATCGCGATACGACCGGATCGCCTTCGTCGCCAGTCCGAGCAGCGAGGCCCAGGCCGCTTTCGGCCAGCTCGCCGCGCAATATGGCAATTGCGATCCTGACGAGGCCGACGTCGTGGTCGCGCTGGGCGGCGACGGGCTGATGCTGCAGACGCTGCACCACCACATGCGCACGGGAAAGCCGATCTACGGCATGCACCGCGGCACGGTCGGCTTCCTGATGAACGAGTACTCGACGCATGATCTGCGCCAACGGCTCGAGACGGCGCATGAATCCGAGATCAATCCGCTCTTGATGCGCGCGACCGACGTCAACGACCGCGTTCACCTGCACCACGCCATCAACGAGGTCTACCTGTTCCGCCAGACCTCCCAGGCGGCGCGCTTGCGGATCCTGATCGACGAGCGCGAGCGCATGCCGGAGCTGATCGCCGACGGCATCATCGTGGCGACGCCGGCAGGCTCGACCGCATACAACCTCTCCGCCCAAGGCCCGATCCTGCCGATCAACGCCGCCCTGCTGGCATTGACACCGATCAGCGCCTTCCGGCCGCGGCGCTGGCGCGGCGCCCTGCTGCCCAACACGGCCTATGTCGTGATCGAGGTGCTGGAAGACGACAAGCGCCCCGTCGCGGCCGTCGCCGACCACGAAGAGGTGCGCAGGGTCCGGCGCGTCGAGGTGCTCTCGGACAAGAGCATCTCGATGCGGATGCTGTTCGACCCCGGCCACAGCCTGGAAGAGCGCATATTACGCGAGCAGTTCGGCTATTGA
- a CDS encoding peptidase S10, whose amino-acid sequence MVTSLPALRCAVLVLAVSAFALAGFARADDPPQPRSETTAPAGQKGGRGGGAPGASQSSPSAEPHRLPPDSTTKQTLDLPGRALNFAATAGSIRVFDGKGEPLADIAYTSYELDGADRATRPVTFLFNGGPGASSAWLQFGAAGPWRLPLEGEALSPSASPEVKPNAETWLDFTDLVFIDPVSTGYSRFVASGEDARKSFYSVDGDVNSIALVIRRWLEKHDRLISPKYVAGESYGGIRGPKVVRQLQLQHGVGVRGLILVSPLLDFREFTGTSLLQYVATLPSYVAVAREARGPVKRADLADVEAYARGEFLADLVKGEADKEATTRLADKVAELTGIDQAVSRRLAGRFDVGEFRREFDRKNGKVTGRYDGSVRGYDPYPDSGNSRFGDPSGDALQAPLTSAAVDVLTRKLNWRPDGSYEVLNGSVEGSWDFGRGINPPQSVSELRQILATDAKLNVLVAHGLFDLATPYFGTKRVLDQLPGFATRRVKFAVYPGGHMFYSRDGSRQALRGEVEALIRE is encoded by the coding sequence ATGGTCACGAGCTTGCCGGCGCTGCGTTGCGCGGTCTTGGTGCTGGCGGTGTCGGCTTTCGCACTCGCAGGATTTGCGCGCGCGGATGATCCGCCGCAGCCGCGCTCCGAGACGACGGCGCCAGCCGGACAGAAGGGTGGGCGCGGTGGTGGCGCGCCAGGCGCGTCGCAGAGTTCGCCGTCCGCCGAGCCGCACCGTCTGCCGCCGGATTCGACCACGAAGCAAACGCTCGATCTGCCCGGCCGTGCCCTCAACTTCGCCGCGACGGCGGGCTCGATCCGCGTGTTCGACGGCAAGGGCGAGCCGCTGGCCGACATCGCCTACACGTCCTACGAGCTCGACGGGGCCGACCGCGCGACGCGCCCGGTGACCTTCCTGTTCAACGGCGGACCCGGCGCGTCCTCGGCCTGGCTCCAGTTCGGCGCCGCGGGTCCATGGCGGCTGCCGCTCGAGGGCGAAGCGCTGTCGCCGTCGGCCTCGCCCGAGGTGAAGCCGAACGCGGAAACCTGGCTCGACTTCACCGATCTCGTCTTCATCGACCCCGTCAGCACCGGCTACAGCCGGTTCGTTGCGAGCGGCGAGGATGCGCGCAAGTCGTTCTACTCGGTCGACGGCGACGTCAATTCGATCGCGCTCGTGATCCGCCGCTGGCTCGAGAAACACGACCGGCTGATCTCGCCGAAATACGTCGCCGGTGAAAGCTATGGCGGCATTCGCGGGCCGAAGGTCGTGCGCCAGTTGCAGCTCCAGCACGGCGTCGGCGTCAGGGGTTTGATCCTGGTGTCGCCGCTGCTCGACTTCCGCGAGTTCACCGGCACGAGCCTCCTGCAATATGTCGCGACGCTGCCGAGCTATGTCGCGGTGGCGCGCGAAGCCAGAGGCCCGGTCAAGCGCGCCGATCTCGCCGATGTCGAGGCTTACGCGCGCGGCGAATTCCTGGCTGACCTCGTCAAGGGCGAGGCCGACAAGGAAGCAACCACGCGCCTGGCCGACAAGGTCGCCGAGCTCACCGGCATCGACCAGGCAGTGAGCCGCAGGCTCGCCGGCCGCTTCGACGTCGGCGAATTCCGCCGCGAGTTCGACCGCAAGAACGGTAAGGTGACGGGACGTTACGACGGCTCGGTGCGCGGCTACGATCCCTATCCGGATTCGGGCAATTCCCGTTTCGGCGACCCTTCCGGCGATGCGCTCCAGGCGCCGCTGACGAGCGCCGCGGTCGATGTCCTCACGCGCAAGCTCAACTGGCGGCCCGATGGCTCCTACGAGGTCCTGAACGGTAGCGTCGAGGGCAGCTGGGATTTCGGCCGCGGCATCAACCCGCCGCAATCGGTGTCTGAACTCAGGCAAATCCTCGCCACCGACGCCAAGCTGAACGTGCTGGTCGCACACGGCCTTTTCGATCTCGCCACGCCCTATTTCGGAACGAAGCGGGTGCTTGACCAATTGCCTGGATTCGCGACCCGGCGCGTGAAATTCGCCGTCTATCCCGGCGGTCACATGTTCTATTCGCGCGACGGCTCGCGGCAGGCCTTGCGCGGTGAGGTCGAGGCGCTCATTCGGGAATAG
- a CDS encoding serine hydrolase domain-containing protein — MDTWLRSAIDYIGSWIEFQQTTIQQPGVIVAFAHRGEIVAEHAFGLANLDTGEKLTPRHRCRIASHSKSFTSAGIMKLREQRKLRLDDAVGQYVGGLHPRVAETTIAQVLSHSAGLTRDGADSGQFIDSRSYLNAKELLAELKLPTAIEPGTRFKYSNHGFALIGLVIEAVTKEPYPVWIKREIIEPAGLRETEPNAPLPKGALFARGHTRKLPFGERCVIPGDNPAYAMASAAGFVATAADTARFFAQLAPNAKKSVLSVASRREMTRHHWRIPQSLEAYYGLGVNAGKTDSWDWFGHSGGFQGYISRTCAIPACGLAISILSNSLDGAAPLWMDGAMQILRVFRTRGAPDRRVRDWRGRWWTMWGATDLVPMGNRVLLANPQFNIPFMDAGEIEVTGRDTGKLAWAAGYSSHGEPVRRVRDRRGKVSDIWLAGANVKPEKVVAREIAHRYPPRKRRPIPE; from the coding sequence ATGGATACGTGGCTGCGATCCGCGATCGACTACATCGGCTCCTGGATCGAATTCCAGCAGACGACAATCCAGCAGCCCGGCGTCATCGTCGCCTTCGCCCATCGCGGCGAAATCGTCGCCGAGCACGCATTCGGCCTCGCCAATCTCGACACCGGCGAGAAGCTGACCCCGCGCCATCGCTGCCGCATCGCCTCGCACTCAAAGAGCTTCACCTCCGCCGGCATCATGAAGCTGCGTGAGCAGCGCAAGCTCCGGCTCGATGATGCGGTCGGCCAATATGTCGGCGGCCTGCACCCGCGCGTCGCCGAGACGACGATCGCACAGGTGCTCTCGCACAGCGCGGGGCTGACCCGCGACGGCGCCGATTCCGGCCAGTTCATCGACAGCCGCTCCTATCTCAATGCCAAAGAGCTGCTCGCTGAGCTGAAGCTGCCGACCGCGATCGAGCCTGGCACGCGCTTCAAATATTCCAATCACGGCTTTGCCCTGATCGGTCTCGTCATCGAAGCGGTGACGAAGGAGCCCTACCCGGTGTGGATCAAGCGCGAGATCATCGAGCCCGCGGGACTGCGCGAGACCGAGCCGAATGCGCCGCTGCCCAAGGGGGCGCTGTTTGCGCGCGGCCATACGCGAAAACTGCCATTCGGCGAGCGCTGCGTGATCCCCGGCGACAATCCCGCATACGCCATGGCCTCGGCCGCAGGCTTCGTCGCGACCGCCGCCGACACCGCCCGCTTCTTCGCGCAGCTTGCACCCAACGCGAAAAAGAGCGTGCTCTCGGTCGCAAGCCGCCGCGAGATGACGCGGCATCATTGGCGCATCCCGCAAAGCCTCGAGGCCTATTACGGTCTCGGCGTCAATGCCGGCAAGACCGACAGCTGGGACTGGTTCGGCCATAGCGGCGGCTTCCAGGGCTATATCTCGCGGACATGCGCGATTCCAGCCTGTGGGCTCGCGATCAGCATCCTCAGCAACTCCCTCGATGGCGCCGCGCCGTTATGGATGGATGGCGCGATGCAGATCCTCCGCGTCTTCAGGACCCGCGGTGCGCCCGACCGCCGCGTGCGCGACTGGCGCGGGCGATGGTGGACGATGTGGGGCGCGACCGATCTGGTGCCGATGGGCAACCGCGTGCTGCTCGCCAATCCGCAGTTCAACATTCCGTTCATGGATGCCGGCGAGATCGAGGTCACCGGCCGCGATACCGGCAAGCTCGCCTGGGCTGCCGGCTATTCGAGTCACGGCGAGCCGGTGCGCCGCGTGCGCGACAGGCGTGGCAAGGTCAGCGACATCTGGCTTGCAGGCGCCAACGTCAAGCCGGAAAAGGTCGTGGCACGCGAGATTGCGCACCGCTATCCGCCGCGCAAGCGGCGGCCTATTCCCGAATGA